The Bos indicus x Bos taurus breed Angus x Brahman F1 hybrid chromosome 25, Bos_hybrid_MaternalHap_v2.0, whole genome shotgun sequence genome has a window encoding:
- the FBXO24 gene encoding F-box only protein 24 — MGGRGARRDEGRSREGAVRMVRRSRSRKLQKLTGLCRREEGLRVKRSCPSCGPSEPGGEEKKGRGNPVSVQLFPPELVEHIISFLPVRDVVALGQTCHYFHQVCDAESMWRRICHRLSPRLREQGSGVRPWKRAAILNYTKGLYFQAFGGRRRCLSKSVAPQLAHGYRRFLPTKDHVFILDYAGTLFFLKNALVSSTLGQIQWKRACRYIVLCRGAKDFASDPRCDTVYRKYLYVLATREQPGVVGTTSSRACDCVEVYLQSSGQRVFKMTFHHSMSFKQIVLVGQETQRALLLLTEEGKIYSLVVNETQLDQPRSYTVQLALRKVSRCLPHLRVACMASNQSSTLYITDQGGVYFEVHTPGVYRDLFGTLQAFDPLDQQMPLALSLPAKILFCALGYNHLGLVDEFGRIFMQGNNRYGQLGTGDKMDRGEPTQVHYLQRPIALWCGLNHSLVLSQGSDFSKELLGCGCGAGGRLPGWPKGSASFVKLHIKVPLCACSLCSTRECLYMLSSHDIEHHPAYRDLPASKAVGTPEPSLGAGAPQDPGGVAWACEEYLSQIHNCPTLQDRMEKMKEIVGWMPLMAAQKDFFWEALDMLQRAAGGAGQGPPPPES, encoded by the exons AGAACCTGGGGGTGAAGAGAAGAAGGGACGAGGAAACCCTGTTTCTGTTCAGTTGTTCCCCCCAGAGCTG GTGGAGCACATCATCTCATTCCTCCCAGTCAGAGATGTGGTCGCTCTTGGCCAGACCTGCCACTACTTCCACCAAGTGTGCGATGCCGAGAGCATGTGGAGACGCATCTGTCACCGGCTCAGTCCTCGCCTTCGAGAGCAGGGTTCTGGGGTCCGACCCTGGAAGAGAGCTGCCATTCTGAACT ACACAAAGGGCCTGTATTTCCAGGCATTTGGGGGCCGCCGCCGCTGTCTCAGCAAGAGTGTAGCTCCCCAGCTAGCCCATGGCTACCGCCGCTTCCTGCCCACCAAGGACCACGTCTTCATTCTTGACTACGCAGGGACCCTCTTCTTCCTCAAAAATGCCCTGGTCTCCTCCACCCTTGGCCAGATCCAGTGGAAGCGGGCCTGCCGCTACATTGTGTTGTGTCGTGGAGCCAAGGAC TTTGCCTCCGACCCGAGATGTGACACAGTTTACCGCAAATACCTCTACGTGTTGGCCACTCGGGAGCAGCCGGGAGTGGTGGGCACGACCAGCAGCCGGGCCTGCGACTGTGTCGAGGTGTACCTGCAGTCCAGCGGGCAGCGGGTCTTCAAGATGACCTTCCACCACTCCATGAGCTTCAAGCAGATTGTGCTGGTTGGTCAGGAGACGCAGCGGGCCTTGCTGCTCCTCACAG AAGAAGGAAAGATCTACTCTTTGGTCGTGAATGAGACCCAGCTGGATCAACCACGCTCCTACACGGTTCAGCTGGCCCTGAGAAAGGTGTCCCGTTGCCTTCCTCACCTGCGTGTGGCCTGCATGGCTTCCAACCAGAGCAGTACTCTCTACATCACAG ACCAGGGGGGAGTGTATTTTGAGGTGCATACCCCAGGGGTGTATCGTGATCTCTTTGGGACCCTTCAAGCGTTTGACCCCCTGGACCAGCAGATGCCGCTTGCACTCTCACTGCCTGCCAAG ATCCTATTCTGTGCTCTTGGCTACAATCACCTTGGCCTGGTGGATGAATTTGGCCGAATCTTTATGCAGGGAAATAATAGATATGGGCAGCTGGGAACAGGGGACAAAATGGACAGAGGGGAACCCACACAG GTCCATTATCTCCAGCGCCCCATCGCCCTGTGGTGCGGCCTCAACCACTCCCTGGTGCTGAGCCAGGGCTCGGACTTCAGCAAGGAGCTGCTGGGTTGTGGCTGCGGGGCCGGAGGCCGCCTCCCCGGCTGGCCTAAGGGCAGCGCCTCTTTCGTCAAGCTCCACATCAAG GTCCCTTTGTGCGCCTGCTCTCTCTGCTCCACCAGAGAGTGCCTCTACATGCTGTCCAGCCACGACATTGAGCACCACCCAGCCTACCGGGACCTACCAGCCAGCAAGGCAGTGGGGACCCCTGAGCCCAGCCTGGGGGCTGGAGCACCCCAGGACCCTGGTGGGGTGGCCTGGGCCTGTGAGGAGTACCTCAGCCAGATCCACAACTGCCCCACACTGCAGGACCGCATGGAGAAGATGAAGGAGATCGTGGGCTGGATGCCCTTGATGGCGGCACAGAAGGATTTCTTTTGGGAGGCGCTGGATATGCTGCAGAGGGCTGCTGGAGGGGCTGGCCaaggccccccaccccctgaAAGCTGA